In Psychrobacter ciconiae, the genomic window CGCTGAAAAGTCGCCAGCGGGCGTTTTTTTCATGACCGCTTCAAAGGGGGCAACCATATCGCCCTCGCTGACCCATTCCAAATCACCGCCCCGACCCGCTGACCCTGAATCATCGGAGTAGGTTGAAGCAAGTGCTGAAAAGTCTGCGCCGCGGCGTAACTGCTCGTACAAGTCGTTAATTTTTTGTTCCGCTAAAGCATCGGATTGCAGCTCATCGACGTTCACCAAGATATGACGAGTGTGCCACTGCGGAATGGTAACGTTGTCACTGGATTTTTTGTCGGCAAGCTTGATGATGTCGATGCCCTCAGGGGTAACTAGAGGGGCACTGACCGCGCCGACATTGAGCTTAACGATTTCATCAGCAAGCTCTGTTGGTAGGGCAGACGCTTTATGATAGCCCATATTCCCGCCTTGAATTTCGACAGGATAGCTGCCTTGGGCGGTTTTAATGATGGCGCTGACGTCAGCATCAGGCGCTTGCAGGCGGCGGCGAACCTCTTCGGCAACGCGCTTGGCGTCATTGCGCTGGGATTCTGACAAGCGGTTGTAATCGTCAATATAAGGAACGCGAACGTGAATGGTTTGATATTCGCTTTGACTTAAGCGCTTGGCTTCAGGCGAGGCTAAAAACGCATCGATGTCTTGTTCTGAAATGCGAACGCGACTATTGATTTGGCGCTGCTGAAGCGCTTGAATTGCTGCATCTTCAATCAATTGCGCTCGAAATGCTGCATAACCGCCGGCTTGTTGCCGGTCGAGGGCTTGTTGCAGCTCGCTTAGGCTCGATAAGCCTTGAGACTGAGCGACCTGAGCCAAGCGCTCGTTGATTGCGGCCTCATCGGGGCGCAGTCCAGCCCGATTGATAAATGACAGTTGCAGCTCGCGTAAAATCAGCGCGTTTAAGACTTCAGATTGCAGCTGCGGCGAGTTGGCAATCGGTTGCCCTGCCGCTTGTGACCGCGCTTGAGTCTGAGCGATCGCTTTCATCAAGTCACTTTTCAAAATGATGTTGTCATTGACCATCGCAATAACGCCATCAGAGCTGTTTGCCGCAGTCAATCGGCTGCTGGCTTGATTGCTTGCAGGGCTGAGCGCTGCTTGTGATTTGACGGTGGCTGCCTGCGCTGAGCTGAATAACGCTGCGCTAACCAATGCCGTAAGTATGGCCTTTGAAGGTGAAAAAACGTTCATGATGCTCCTCATCAATGTCATCGCATCGGATGGTAATTCAGCAATTTTTTTAAAAAATTAACAAGTAACTGTAATTTTATGCATAAAAAACTTCACGCATAAAAAATTTAATGCATAAAAAGCAAACCAAGGCGTAAAAAACGCTTATTTAAAAAGCAAAGATTAAATTTTAATCTTTCCAAGACGATTGAACCGGCTCAAATCCTAAGACTTTTTCAGACAATAGCTTGGTCAAGCGGCTGCTGCCACTGCCAAGACCGTTTAGGCGTACCTCTGCCATAATGGCTTGGGTCGGCTCGTCTTTGGTATTCAAATCGTTATAATAGCGTCTGCCATAAACGGCAAAGCCAAAGCAGCAGTCCTCATAATCAACGCCGACTAAAGCATCAAGCATTTTGTTGTCGCGGTAGTCATATTGACCTTGAGCCAGCACGCGCCAGTTGTTGTTTACCGGAAAAATTGTCGAACCAGTAAGGGCGGTCAGAGGCAGCTGATTAGTGTTGTCATCAAGTTTGCGTTTGACAAAGCCCACGTTAAATAAGCTGTTTTCGGTTGGCTGATAGCGAAGCTCGGTGGTAAAAAAGTTCAAATCATAGCTGTGATTAAGGGCGCCGCTGACATCAACCCAGACATTGTTATAAGGCTGAGCGCTTGCCGTCCAGACCATCCCTGATGAGGATGAGTCGAACACAGGTTTATTGTCGTCCAAGGTCACGCGACCTTTATCGATATAAAACTGCTCTGCAATACTAGCATCCAAACGTGTCACGCCCGTTGCGTCGATGTAACGATAATTAATACCCGGCGTTATGGCATGCAAATCTTGCAATCGGTCATGCCCTAAAAACCAACTGTCCGAAAACAGTTGCTCGTAGTTGATTGACGCGATACGGGTGTTAAAGTTTGGGATGTCATTTTGGTCTTTATATGGCGAATAGGTGTACTTTAAGCGCGGGTTGAGCAATTGATAACCGCCCAAGGAGTCATCAAATTTGCCAAATGGTGACCCTGAACGGTAAAAATGCAATCCAGCATCAATGCTGGCTTGTGGGACAAAGACCGACTGACTGCCATCTTGTTCAGTCAAGTTATTGTCATCAAGGCTGTCTTTATCATAAGACGTATAAAGGTGCTGAAGGCTTAGCTTTGGATTGACATAACCCCAAGCATTTTCTAAAGGGTAAGCGGCGCTGATTTTATTATAAAGCCGGACACCGCTTTTTTCGGCTTCTGAGCCATCATCGATGGATTTTTTAAAGTACGCCGAATCACTCACGCCGCTGATATCAAAGCCCGTCAACCAAGGCAATCGGTAGTTAAGTTGCAGCTGCGGCAGTCTTGAATACGGCTTGTCTTTATCCTGCAGCGGCTCGCCGTTATTGATAATGGCATTGAGCGTTTGAAAGGTTTCGACCTTTAGTTCACCATCAACAAAATCATTATAATAGTTCACGCGGGCGCGGCGCGGCAAATTGAGCGTATTTTTCGACAGCCCGAGCGTATCAAAATCGTTCAAATAATCCGCATCCGACACATAGCTGTATTTGGCGTCGCCACTGAGTCTTGGGATGTCTTTTGATGCCCAGTAGTGGTCAAAAAATAAGCTGCTGCGGTCTTCATCGTTATATTTACGGTCATTGGGCAAATAA contains:
- a CDS encoding peptidylprolyl isomerase, which encodes MNVFSPSKAILTALVSAALFSSAQAATVKSQAALSPASNQASSRLTAANSSDGVIAMVNDNIILKSDLMKAIAQTQARSQAAGQPIANSPQLQSEVLNALILRELQLSFINRAGLRPDEAAINERLAQVAQSQGLSSLSELQQALDRQQAGGYAAFRAQLIEDAAIQALQQRQINSRVRISEQDIDAFLASPEAKRLSQSEYQTIHVRVPYIDDYNRLSESQRNDAKRVAEEVRRRLQAPDADVSAIIKTAQGSYPVEIQGGNMGYHKASALPTELADEIVKLNVGAVSAPLVTPEGIDIIKLADKKSSDNVTIPQWHTRHILVNVDELQSDALAEQKINDLYEQLRRGADFSALASTYSDDSGSAGRGGDLEWVSEGDMVAPFEAVMKKTPAGDFSAPFKSQFGWHILKVEGTRNFDATTQYRRNLARQALFQRLAPQAKEDWLQELRVAAYVQIVE